A DNA window from Engystomops pustulosus chromosome 6, aEngPut4.maternal, whole genome shotgun sequence contains the following coding sequences:
- the LOC140065236 gene encoding uncharacterized protein, with product MSSHCQCQVCCFVFYRQKLNIHGRNRGKFVYQGEDVKNITAPETYVRGDVRCKEEIPTGNCPDDNTGSSEEHLISSHVTAGDGCITPDTTEDHENIPDASSDLHTQDPSSAPIKWVLSTESLEMVKEMTSSLESRKLYIDKADLQGNQTGEKQISCLECGKCFSNSSQLYRHLKSHAGEKSFPCSECGRCFSQRSDLVSHQRTHTEERPFLCSECGKCFSYRSDLVRHQRTHTGEKPFSCSECGKCFSQKSGLERHQRSHTGEKPFSCSVCGKCFTQKNHLLQHQQSHTEDKQFSSSHRGKFFTRNLYLFQHEQSHTGEKSFSCSECGKCFLRRSNLVRHQITHTGEKPFLCSFCGKCFSKQSTLNQHLISHTGEHPFSCSECGKCFSDKSTLNRHFKSHTGEKPFSCSECGKCCSDKSTLNRHFKSHTGEKPFSCLECGKCFSDKSTLKRHLKSHTGEKPFTCSECGKCFARKSHLFIHQRSHTGEKLFSCTECGKCFAQKPHLDRHLISHIGEKPFSCSDCGRCFARKSHLDRHLISHTEEKPFSC from the exons ATGTCATCACATTGCCAGTGTCAGGTGTGTTGCTTCGTGTTCTACAGGCAAAAGCTCAACATCCATGGGAGGAacaggggaaag tttgtgtatcagggtgaagatgtgaagaatattactgccccagagacatatgtgaggggtgatgtgcgatgtaaggaggagattcctacaggtaactgcccag ATGATAATACcgggagctcagaggaacatctgatatcatcacatgttacagcaggtgatggttgtATCACACCAGATACAACTGAAGATCATGAGAATATCCCGGATGCTTCCTCAGACCTTCACACCCAAGATCCATCATCTGCTCCTATTAAATGGGTCCTTTCTACCGAATCCTTAGAAATGGTTAAGGAAATGACATCAAGTTTAGAAAGTAGGAAGCTTTATATTGATAAAGCAGATCTTCAGGGAAATCAGACAGGAGAGAAGCAAATTTCttgtttagaatgtggaaaatgttttagtaatAGTTCTCAACTTTATAGACATCTGAAAAGTCACGCAGGTGAGAAGTCttttccatgttcagaatgtgggagatGTTTTAGCCAAAGATCAGATCTTGTAAGTCATCAAAGAACCCACACAGAAGAGAGGCCATTTTTatgctcagaatgtggaaaatgttttagctaCAGATCAGATCTTGTaagacatcaaagaactcacacaggggagaagccgttttcatgttcagaatgtgggaaatgttttagccaAAAATCAGGTCTTGAAAGACATCAAAGaagtcacactggggagaagccattttcctgttcagtatgtgggaaatgttttactcaaaaaaACCATCTTCTTCAACATCAACAGAGTCACACAGAAGATAAACAATTTTCATCTTCACATCGGGGGAAATTCTTTACTCGAAATTTGTATCTTTTTCAACATGAAcagagtcacacaggggagaagtcattttcgtgttcagaatgtgggaaatgttttctaagACGTTCAAATCTTGTAAGACATCAAATaacccacacaggggagaagccatttttatgttcattttgtgggaaatgttttagcaaGCAATCAACTCTTAATCAACATCTAATAAGTCACACGGGAGAACACcccttttcatgttcagaatgtggaaaatgtttcagcgACAAATCAACTCTTAATCGACATTttaaaagtcacacaggggaaaagccattttcatgttcagagtgTGGGAAATGTTGTAGCGACAAATCAACTCTTAATCGACATTTtaaaagtcacacaggagagaaaccattttcatgtttggaatgtgggaaatgttttagcgaCAAATCAACTCTTAAACGACATttaaaaagtcacacaggggagaagccatttacatgttcagaatgtgggaaatgctttgctcGCAAATCACATCTTTTTATACAtcaaagaagtcacacaggggagaagctattttcatgtacagaatgtggaaaatgttttgcccAGAAACCACATCTTGATCGACATCTAATAAGTCACataggggagaaaccgttttcatgttctgaTTGTGGGAGATGTTTTGCTCGGAAATCACATCTTGATCGACATCTAAtaagtcacacagaggagaagccgttttcatgttaa